From one Rhizobium rosettiformans genomic stretch:
- a CDS encoding AMP-binding protein has protein sequence MQPEIKSVLAVRGAVGLETDDPVIYRAQVTPERPAVYDVATGRTLNYAALDIAVARAAYRLLEIVGDRPAMQRIAFLGRNSIEQITVCLACQRAGLVFVPLNWRLGAAELGQIIADCEPSLLLHDAEFAPVLAEISAAMPRTIAVEGEGGWAELVATAQRAAPASIDADAPCIMLYTSGTTGSPKGVIITRRNAFASAVNFSLVGEVTSHSVTLCDLPFFHTIGLVAIGRTTLMMGGRLVISDRFIPDRTLSVLGDPALGITHYFAVPQMAAALRNAPAWDPKALKALQAIFIGGAPLSPALIETFLQDGIPLVNGYGMSEAGTTIHVPLDRDAVARHPGSVGYPAPLLAVRLVGDDGQDVPDGEVGEIWVKGPSVTPGYWNNPGETARAFVGEWYRTGDLGRRGEGGVIYVPDRLKDMYISGGENVFPAEIEAVIGAHPKVRDVAVLGLPDPKWGECGVAFIVAQADLPSADEILAHCADRLASYKRPARIVFLDQIPRTASGKAQKHILRQAHANS, from the coding sequence ATGCAGCCTGAAATCAAGTCTGTTCTGGCAGTCAGGGGAGCAGTCGGCCTTGAGACGGACGATCCCGTCATCTACCGCGCCCAGGTAACGCCGGAGCGACCAGCGGTCTACGACGTTGCGACCGGCCGAACCCTGAATTATGCGGCATTGGATATCGCCGTGGCCCGCGCCGCATACCGCCTTCTGGAGATCGTTGGCGATCGTCCTGCCATGCAGCGTATCGCTTTTCTGGGGCGCAACTCCATCGAGCAGATCACCGTGTGCCTTGCATGTCAGCGTGCAGGCCTGGTCTTCGTGCCCTTGAACTGGCGCCTCGGCGCAGCGGAACTCGGCCAGATCATCGCCGATTGCGAGCCTTCGCTGCTGCTGCATGATGCAGAATTCGCTCCGGTCCTCGCCGAGATCTCTGCTGCAATGCCGCGTACCATTGCCGTTGAAGGCGAAGGTGGCTGGGCCGAGCTTGTCGCCACTGCACAGCGGGCGGCACCGGCCAGCATCGATGCGGATGCGCCCTGCATCATGCTCTACACCTCGGGGACTACGGGGAGCCCCAAGGGTGTGATCATCACACGCCGCAATGCCTTTGCCTCGGCCGTCAACTTCTCGCTCGTCGGTGAAGTCACCAGCCACTCCGTCACGCTGTGTGATCTGCCGTTTTTCCATACCATCGGTCTTGTTGCGATCGGACGCACGACGCTGATGATGGGCGGACGCCTGGTCATCTCCGATCGCTTCATTCCCGACCGCACCCTTTCCGTTCTGGGTGATCCCGCGCTCGGCATCACCCACTACTTCGCGGTTCCGCAAATGGCCGCGGCTCTTCGAAACGCTCCCGCTTGGGACCCGAAGGCTCTGAAGGCGCTGCAGGCAATCTTCATCGGCGGGGCGCCACTGTCGCCGGCGCTGATCGAGACCTTCCTCCAAGACGGCATTCCGCTCGTCAACGGCTATGGCATGAGCGAAGCCGGCACGACGATTCACGTACCGCTGGATCGTGATGCGGTCGCGCGGCATCCTGGAAGCGTCGGCTATCCCGCACCGCTTCTCGCCGTGCGGCTGGTCGGCGATGATGGTCAGGACGTCCCGGATGGCGAGGTCGGTGAGATCTGGGTGAAGGGTCCCTCGGTGACGCCGGGCTATTGGAACAATCCGGGCGAGACTGCCCGGGCTTTCGTTGGCGAATGGTATCGCACGGGGGATCTTGGCCGACGTGGTGAAGGGGGCGTCATCTACGTCCCGGACAGGCTCAAGGACATGTACATCTCCGGTGGGGAGAACGTCTTCCCAGCAGAGATCGAGGCCGTCATCGGCGCGCATCCCAAGGTCCGCGATGTTGCCGTGCTGGGACTGCCCGATCCGAAATGGGGCGAATGCGGCGTCGCCTTCATCGTTGCTCAGGCGGACTTGCCCTCTGCCGACGAAATCCTCGCCCATTGTGCCGATCGTCTGGCGTCCTACAAGCGCCCGGCCCGCATCGTCTTTCTCGACCAGATCCCGCGAACGGCATCCGGAAAGGCGCAGAAGCACATCCTGCGCCAGGCCCATGCCAACAGCTGA
- a CDS encoding p-hydroxycinnamoyl CoA hydratase/lyase, with protein MTETNTTPEPVLVEFDNGIAFVTLNRPEKRNAMNPKLNIRMLEVLDELEADDRCGVLVLRGAGQSWSAGMDLKEYFRENDGKGRAAVLKSRRQSGGWWNRLMYFEKPTIAMVNGWCFGGAFTPLVSCDLAIAADEATFGLSEINWGILPGGNVTRAVAEVMNHRDSLYYIMTGETFGGQKAREMGLVNESVPLADLETRVRALCASLLEKNPVVLKAAKDTFKRVRNMPWEQADDYIYAKLEQMLFLDKSNGRAEGLKQFLDDKTYRPGLGAYKR; from the coding sequence ATGACTGAGACAAACACCACGCCAGAGCCGGTTCTGGTCGAATTCGACAACGGCATCGCCTTCGTGACCCTGAACCGTCCGGAAAAGCGCAATGCGATGAATCCGAAGCTCAACATCCGCATGCTGGAAGTGCTGGACGAATTGGAGGCCGATGATCGCTGCGGCGTTCTCGTTCTGCGTGGCGCTGGCCAGTCCTGGTCGGCCGGCATGGACTTGAAGGAATACTTCCGGGAGAACGACGGCAAGGGCCGTGCGGCTGTCCTCAAAAGCCGCCGTCAGTCTGGTGGCTGGTGGAACCGCCTGATGTATTTTGAAAAGCCGACCATCGCCATGGTCAACGGCTGGTGCTTCGGCGGCGCCTTCACGCCGCTCGTTTCCTGCGATCTCGCGATCGCCGCTGATGAAGCCACGTTTGGCCTTTCGGAAATCAACTGGGGCATCTTGCCGGGCGGCAATGTTACGCGCGCCGTTGCGGAAGTGATGAACCACCGGGACTCGCTCTATTACATCATGACCGGCGAGACCTTCGGTGGTCAGAAGGCGCGCGAGATGGGCCTCGTCAACGAATCCGTGCCGCTGGCTGATCTCGAGACCCGCGTCCGCGCGCTTTGTGCAAGCCTGCTCGAAAAGAACCCCGTGGTGCTCAAGGCTGCCAAGGACACGTTCAAGCGCGTGCGCAACATGCCCTGGGAGCAGGCCGATGACTACATCTACGCCAAGCTGGAACAGATGCTTTTCCTCGACAAGAGCAACGGCCGCGCCGAGGGCCTGAAGCAGTTCCTCGACGACAAGACCTATCGCCCCGGTCTCGGCGCCTACAAGCGCTAA
- a CDS encoding CsbD family protein, which yields MGSTSDKISGKTNELVGKAKQAVGDATDNHSLEAKGAAQEAKGHGQQVKGEAKDAVKNVVDKA from the coding sequence ATGGGTTCCACATCCGACAAGATTTCCGGCAAGACGAATGAACTCGTAGGCAAGGCCAAGCAGGCCGTCGGTGACGCCACCGACAACCACAGCCTGGAGGCCAAGGGCGCGGCTCAGGAAGCCAAGGGCCATGGCCAGCAGGTCAAGGGTGAAGCCAAGGACGCCGTGAAGAACGTCGTCGACAAGGCCTAA
- a CDS encoding acetyl/propionyl/methylcrotonyl-CoA carboxylase subunit alpha, which produces MKKVLIANRGEIAVRIIRACRDYGLQSVAVYADPDMDAVFVKLADEAYGLGGSRPAETYLDIEKLLDIAKRSGADAVHPGYGFLSERAEFARAVQEAGLAWIGPDPEVIEALGDKVEARRIAQSVGAPLVAGSDGPVETAEEVVAFAKQHGLPVAIKAAHGGGGRGLKVAWKMEEIAELYHSAVREAEAAFGRGECFLERFLYRPRHIEAQVLADKLGNVLVLGTRDCSLQRRNQKLVEEAPAPYLTDAQRQSIHDAAKKICAAAGYSGAGTVEFLLGVDGTISFLEVNTRLQVEHPVTEETTGIDLVVEQFRIAEGKALEVLETPAPRGHSIEFRINAEDPGRGFLPTPGAITRFDPPSGPGVRLDTGVVSGSTIPGTFDSLMAKLIVTGSTREQALARARRALAEFKIEGVATVLPFHRAAMEHRDFTGEEGFRVHTRWIETDFAEPLAAASRPEPVSDASLIRTHVEIDGRRHELAIPAMLLSGLGNISGGQAGGAETSSGKTEDSMSIGAPISGTLQAFKVEEGVEVQSGDLIAVMEAMKMETQVIATRTGRVSFKSEAGAYLAAGQEIARYLD; this is translated from the coding sequence ATGAAAAAAGTGCTGATTGCCAATCGCGGCGAGATTGCCGTGCGCATCATCCGCGCCTGCCGCGACTACGGGCTCCAATCCGTCGCCGTCTACGCCGATCCGGACATGGATGCAGTGTTCGTCAAGCTCGCAGACGAGGCCTATGGCCTTGGCGGCAGCCGTCCCGCCGAGACTTATCTCGACATCGAGAAGCTCCTCGACATTGCGAAGCGCTCGGGGGCGGATGCGGTCCATCCCGGCTACGGCTTCCTGTCCGAGCGCGCCGAGTTTGCTCGCGCCGTCCAGGAGGCGGGGCTTGCCTGGATTGGGCCGGACCCTGAAGTCATCGAGGCGCTCGGAGACAAGGTCGAGGCACGGCGGATCGCACAGTCGGTGGGTGCTCCACTGGTAGCAGGCAGCGATGGTCCGGTCGAGACCGCCGAAGAGGTAGTCGCTTTTGCCAAGCAGCATGGGCTTCCCGTCGCGATCAAGGCCGCCCATGGCGGCGGGGGACGCGGCCTCAAGGTCGCCTGGAAAATGGAAGAGATCGCCGAGCTCTATCATTCGGCCGTGCGCGAAGCGGAGGCCGCGTTTGGTCGCGGCGAGTGTTTCCTCGAGCGCTTCCTCTACCGGCCGCGACATATCGAGGCGCAGGTTCTGGCCGACAAACTTGGCAATGTGCTCGTGCTCGGCACCCGTGACTGCTCGCTGCAGCGGCGCAACCAGAAGCTCGTCGAAGAGGCGCCAGCACCCTACCTGACCGACGCACAGCGCCAGTCGATCCATGATGCTGCCAAGAAGATCTGTGCAGCTGCCGGCTATTCGGGCGCTGGTACGGTCGAGTTTCTGCTCGGGGTCGACGGCACCATCTCGTTCCTCGAGGTGAACACCCGGCTGCAGGTCGAGCATCCGGTGACCGAAGAGACTACCGGCATCGATCTCGTGGTGGAGCAGTTCCGCATTGCCGAAGGCAAGGCACTCGAGGTTCTGGAGACGCCGGCCCCGCGTGGCCACTCGATCGAATTTCGCATTAATGCCGAAGACCCCGGCCGCGGCTTCCTGCCGACGCCGGGTGCGATCACCCGTTTCGATCCGCCCTCGGGTCCAGGTGTTCGCCTGGACACCGGCGTCGTCAGCGGCTCGACCATCCCAGGGACTTTCGATTCTCTCATGGCGAAGCTGATCGTGACCGGCTCGACGCGCGAGCAGGCGCTAGCCCGCGCGCGCCGGGCCTTGGCCGAGTTCAAGATCGAAGGCGTTGCAACCGTCCTGCCCTTCCATCGCGCGGCCATGGAACACCGCGATTTCACCGGAGAAGAAGGCTTCCGCGTTCACACCCGCTGGATCGAGACGGATTTCGCCGAGCCGCTTGCGGCCGCCTCCCGTCCGGAGCCGGTCTCAGATGCGTCCCTGATCCGAACCCATGTCGAGATCGATGGCAGAAGGCACGAACTGGCGATCCCAGCCATGCTGCTCTCCGGCTTGGGCAATATCTCAGGCGGACAGGCTGGCGGTGCAGAAACCTCATCCGGCAAGACGGAAGACAGCATGAGTATTGGCGCGCCCATTTCGGGCACGTTGCAGGCGTTCAAGGTCGAGGAGGGTGTAGAGGTGCAAAGCGGCGATCTGATTGCGGTGATGGAAGCGATGAAGATGGAAACCCAGGTCATCGCGACGCGCACTGGGCGTGTCAGCTTCAAGAGCGAAGCAGGCGCCTATCTGGCTGCCGGGCAGGAAATCGCGCGCTATCTGGACTAA
- a CDS encoding urea amidolyase family protein, whose amino-acid sequence MRFLPVSLTVLIVELKDLDETLALFASLEAEPVDGVVDIVPAARTLMIRFRPETLTAEKLAAAISTRDLSAKIAPSDMLVEIPVSYDGEDLKDVADLTGLSIAEVIERHTASEFTVAFCGFAPGFGYLVGGDPALQVPRRQSPRTKIPAGSVALAGAFSGVYPQASPGGWQIIGTTPLKMWDLTREPPALFQPGYRVRFFDLAKRAQTTIAAGTSDTVATAAVEHSAATTIKVTAAPVPALVQDLGRFGQTGQGVSSAGALDQGAFRAANRIVGNPVEAACLEVTLGGFAFEVSGPTVMALTGAPCPLKILDVKGHVIESAGYQPISLEAGDRVTLGFAAQGARSYLAFRGGIDVAPVLGSASTDTLAVVGPEPVGLGAALAVGTSERRLSPVSLTESPAFDCPAPGEIVTLDVVMGPRSDWFTEHGIETLSSQVFEVTPQSNRVGIRLSGPEPLERKDKAELPSEGTATGAIQVPHSGQPVLFLADHPLTGGYPVIATVAEYHLDLAGQIPVNAKIQFRPITRFAEIMPDRACPAAPR is encoded by the coding sequence ATGCGTTTTCTTCCCGTCAGCCTGACCGTTCTGATCGTCGAATTGAAGGATCTCGACGAGACGCTCGCGCTCTTCGCCTCGCTGGAGGCGGAACCGGTCGACGGCGTCGTCGATATCGTGCCGGCCGCGCGCACATTGATGATCCGCTTTCGTCCGGAGACGCTGACGGCCGAAAAGCTGGCGGCGGCGATCAGCACGCGCGACCTTTCGGCCAAGATCGCGCCATCCGACATGCTGGTCGAGATCCCCGTCAGCTATGACGGTGAGGACCTTAAGGATGTCGCTGATCTGACGGGCTTGTCGATTGCGGAAGTGATCGAACGACATACCGCAAGCGAGTTCACCGTCGCCTTCTGCGGCTTTGCCCCCGGCTTCGGCTATCTCGTCGGTGGCGATCCGGCACTGCAGGTGCCGCGGCGGCAAAGCCCGCGGACAAAGATCCCTGCCGGCTCCGTTGCGCTTGCGGGTGCCTTTTCCGGCGTCTATCCGCAGGCGAGCCCCGGTGGCTGGCAGATCATCGGCACGACGCCCCTGAAAATGTGGGATCTGACGCGCGAGCCGCCGGCGCTCTTCCAGCCGGGATACCGGGTGCGCTTCTTTGATCTGGCCAAACGTGCGCAGACCACGATCGCGGCCGGCACTTCGGATACGGTCGCGACCGCTGCGGTCGAGCATTCAGCAGCAACCACCATCAAGGTCACGGCAGCCCCTGTGCCGGCGCTGGTGCAGGATCTCGGTCGCTTCGGTCAGACGGGCCAGGGTGTCTCCTCCGCAGGTGCGCTGGACCAGGGCGCGTTCCGGGCTGCGAACCGCATCGTCGGCAATCCCGTGGAGGCCGCCTGTCTCGAAGTGACGCTCGGCGGATTTGCGTTTGAGGTCTCCGGTCCCACTGTCATGGCACTCACCGGTGCGCCCTGCCCGCTTAAGATCCTTGACGTCAAGGGTCATGTGATCGAGTCTGCGGGCTATCAACCCATCTCGCTCGAAGCCGGTGATCGCGTGACCTTAGGCTTTGCCGCCCAAGGCGCACGCAGCTATCTCGCCTTTCGCGGGGGCATCGACGTGGCGCCGGTGCTTGGCAGCGCGTCGACCGATACGCTTGCGGTCGTGGGTCCGGAGCCGGTCGGGCTGGGCGCGGCGCTTGCCGTTGGCACGTCGGAGCGTCGCCTTTCGCCGGTATCGCTCACCGAGAGCCCCGCCTTCGACTGCCCCGCCCCGGGCGAGATCGTTACGCTGGATGTGGTCATGGGGCCACGCAGCGACTGGTTCACCGAGCACGGGATCGAGACGCTTTCATCCCAGGTCTTTGAGGTGACGCCGCAGTCAAACCGGGTCGGCATCCGCTTGTCCGGTCCGGAACCGCTCGAACGTAAGGACAAGGCGGAGCTTCCGAGCGAGGGCACGGCAACCGGCGCGATCCAGGTTCCACATAGCGGCCAGCCTGTGCTTTTCCTTGCCGATCACCCGCTGACCGGCGGCTATCCGGTCATCGCAACGGTTGCCGAATATCATCTCGATCTCGCCGGGCAGATCCCGGTGAATGCCAAAATCCAGTTCCGGCCCATCACGCGCTTCGCCGAGATCATGCCCGACAGGGCATGTCCCGCAGCGCCGCGATGA
- a CDS encoding putative hydro-lyase gives MINLDTLRHVDTAAARTARERYRAGAVEPTSGVAPGFTQANMIVLPRDWAFDFLLYAQRNPKACPVLDVSDPGSHATVLAKGADLRRDVPLYRIWRDGKLAEEVTDASAAWAEYPDLVSFLIGCSFTFETPMMEAGIEIRHITDKSNVPMYLTNRACRPAGRLQGNLVVSMRPIPATRVADAATISGRFPAVHGAPVHVGAPEELGIVDLGKPEFGDAVRIEPGEVPVFWACGVTPQAAVMASKVPFAITHAPGHMFITDIPDSAYHA, from the coding sequence ATGATCAATCTCGATACTCTACGGCATGTCGATACGGCGGCAGCGCGGACAGCCCGTGAGCGCTATCGGGCCGGCGCCGTTGAGCCGACATCCGGCGTGGCGCCTGGCTTTACCCAGGCGAACATGATCGTGCTTCCACGTGACTGGGCCTTCGATTTCCTGCTCTATGCGCAGCGCAACCCGAAGGCCTGCCCGGTGCTCGACGTGTCCGATCCGGGCTCGCATGCCACCGTTCTCGCCAAAGGTGCAGACCTGCGCCGCGATGTGCCGCTCTACCGGATCTGGCGCGATGGCAAGCTTGCCGAGGAGGTAACAGACGCAAGTGCAGCCTGGGCGGAATATCCCGATCTCGTCAGCTTCCTGATTGGCTGCAGCTTTACCTTCGAGACGCCGATGATGGAGGCGGGCATCGAGATCCGCCACATCACCGACAAGTCGAATGTGCCGATGTACCTGACCAATCGCGCCTGCCGGCCTGCGGGTCGACTGCAAGGCAATCTGGTCGTCTCGATGCGGCCCATCCCGGCGACGCGCGTGGCGGATGCTGCCACCATTTCGGGCCGCTTCCCCGCCGTGCACGGCGCGCCCGTGCATGTGGGTGCGCCGGAAGAGCTCGGCATTGTCGATCTCGGCAAGCCGGAATTCGGCGATGCGGTGCGGATCGAGCCGGGCGAAGTGCCGGTCTTCTGGGCCTGCGGGGTGACACCCCAGGCTGCGGTCATGGCGTCTAAGGTTCCGTTTGCCATCACCCACGCACCCGGCCACATGTTCATCACCGATATTCCCGATTCCGCCTATCACGCCTGA
- a CDS encoding LamB/YcsF family protein — MTAIDLNSDLGESYGAWAMGDDEAMLSIVSSANVACGFHAGDPVGILKTVKAAAERGVSIGAHVSYPDRVGFGRRDMDVTSAELTADVIYQIGAIKGIAAAAGISVGYVKPHGALYNRIAHDPKQGQAVIDGIKAIDPDLVMMGLAGSPILELARASGLKVVAEAFADRAYTPSGALVSRREAGAVLHDAGLIARRMLQLAHDGTIEAIDGSIIKIDAQSICVHGDSPGAVAIAREIRQAFEKDGIVVRSFLTR; from the coding sequence ATGACTGCCATCGATCTGAACAGCGACCTTGGTGAAAGCTATGGCGCCTGGGCCATGGGCGACGACGAGGCGATGCTTTCCATCGTCTCCAGCGCCAATGTCGCCTGCGGTTTCCATGCCGGCGATCCGGTCGGCATTCTGAAGACGGTCAAGGCTGCCGCCGAGCGCGGCGTCTCGATCGGGGCGCATGTCTCCTACCCGGATCGCGTCGGCTTCGGCCGGCGCGACATGGATGTCACCTCGGCGGAACTCACCGCCGATGTGATCTACCAGATCGGCGCAATCAAAGGCATTGCTGCGGCAGCCGGGATCAGCGTCGGATATGTGAAGCCACATGGCGCCCTCTACAATCGCATCGCCCACGACCCCAAGCAGGGCCAGGCCGTGATCGACGGCATCAAGGCGATCGATCCTGATCTTGTGATGATGGGGCTTGCGGGGTCGCCCATCCTCGAGCTGGCGCGTGCCTCGGGGCTCAAGGTGGTTGCCGAAGCATTCGCCGACCGTGCCTACACGCCTTCGGGCGCACTCGTATCACGGCGCGAAGCCGGCGCGGTGCTGCATGACGCAGGTCTCATCGCCAGGCGCATGCTGCAGCTCGCCCATGACGGCACGATCGAGGCAATCGACGGTTCGATCATCAAGATCGATGCGCAGTCCATCTGCGTCCATGGCGATAGCCCCGGCGCCGTCGCGATCGCACGCGAGATCCGCCAGGCCTTCGAAAAGGACGGCATCGTGGTGCGATCTTTCCTGACGCGCTGA
- a CDS encoding NRAMP family divalent metal transporter yields MSAKTRRGALIAAIFLMATSAIGPGFITQTATFTTRLGSAFAFAILASILIDFVVQLNIWRIVTLTKMRASDIANAAIPGTGYVLAILVIVGGLFFNIGNIGGAGLGLNALLGLDPKLGGSISALIAIGIFLSHRAGVAIDRVIVVAGLMMIVLTVYVALVSQPPVGDAFFQTFLPSTIDFATITTIVGGTVGGYITYSGAHRLLDKGTVGIENLGAVNRAALTGIAVTGVMRYVLFLAILGVVASGVVIDVTGAGANPAAQAFQAAAGDVGMRIFGAIFWAAAITSVIGAAYTSVSFVTVFKKDMTERARNIATVIFIAVSLFFYIIITTPPAQMLVFVGGLNGLILPIGLTIFIYAGWARSDLMGGYRYPRWLLILGALTCALTWYMGYKSIGPIFALLTAA; encoded by the coding sequence ATGTCCGCAAAGACGCGCCGCGGCGCCTTGATCGCCGCAATCTTTCTCATGGCGACGTCCGCCATCGGGCCCGGTTTCATAACCCAGACCGCAACATTCACGACAAGGCTCGGATCCGCTTTTGCGTTTGCGATCCTCGCCTCGATCCTCATCGACTTCGTGGTCCAGCTGAACATCTGGCGGATCGTCACGCTGACCAAGATGCGCGCCTCCGACATCGCGAACGCCGCCATTCCCGGCACCGGCTATGTGCTGGCGATCCTCGTCATCGTCGGCGGCCTGTTCTTCAACATCGGCAATATCGGCGGCGCCGGCCTTGGCCTCAATGCGCTGCTCGGCCTCGACCCCAAGCTGGGTGGATCGATTAGCGCCTTGATCGCGATCGGTATCTTCCTCTCGCACCGCGCAGGTGTGGCGATCGATCGCGTCATCGTCGTCGCTGGCCTGATGATGATCGTGTTGACCGTTTACGTCGCGCTTGTCTCGCAGCCGCCGGTGGGTGACGCCTTCTTCCAGACCTTCCTGCCGAGCACGATCGATTTTGCGACGATCACGACGATCGTCGGCGGCACGGTCGGCGGTTACATCACCTATTCCGGCGCCCACCGTCTGCTCGACAAGGGCACCGTCGGCATCGAGAACCTCGGCGCCGTCAACCGCGCGGCCCTGACGGGTATCGCCGTCACCGGCGTCATGCGCTACGTGCTTTTCCTTGCCATCCTCGGCGTCGTCGCAAGCGGTGTCGTCATCGACGTCACCGGCGCTGGCGCCAACCCGGCAGCCCAGGCTTTCCAGGCGGCTGCAGGCGATGTCGGCATGCGCATATTCGGTGCGATCTTCTGGGCAGCCGCGATCACCTCGGTCATCGGCGCGGCTTACACCTCGGTGTCCTTCGTCACCGTCTTCAAGAAGGACATGACCGAACGCGCCCGCAACATCGCGACCGTCATCTTCATCGCGGTTTCGCTGTTCTTCTACATCATCATCACGACGCCGCCCGCGCAGATGCTGGTCTTTGTCGGCGGCCTAAATGGTCTCATCCTGCCCATTGGCCTCACCATCTTCATCTATGCCGGCTGGGCGCGCTCCGATCTGATGGGTGGCTATCGCTATCCGCGCTGGCTGCTGATCCTGGGCGCTCTGACTTGTGCGCTCACCTGGTACATGGGTTACAAGTCGATCGGACCGATCTTCGCGCTGCTGACCGCGGCTTGA
- a CDS encoding GntR family transcriptional regulator: MAETETTAALAPRLAEAIRDRLISGELKPGQRLSEAALSADFAVSRNSLREAFRLLTKDGLLQHEPNRGVFVATPSMASIIDIYRVRRLVECQALSNAYPNHPAVARMRAAVDTARAASKLNDWTAVGSENMKFHAAIVDLADSERLTSFYAQIAAELRLSFGLLKEPELLHAPYVEMNAAILEKLVAGDPKGAAAALEAYLLQSERTVLAAFSRI; encoded by the coding sequence ATGGCAGAGACGGAAACGACAGCGGCCCTGGCGCCACGCCTGGCGGAAGCAATTCGCGACAGATTGATCAGCGGAGAGCTGAAGCCCGGCCAGCGCTTGTCGGAAGCTGCCCTGAGCGCCGACTTTGCTGTGTCGCGGAACTCGCTGCGCGAGGCCTTCCGGCTCTTGACTAAAGACGGTCTGCTTCAGCACGAACCGAATAGGGGTGTCTTCGTCGCAACGCCCAGCATGGCCTCGATCATCGATATCTACCGCGTTCGCCGCCTGGTCGAGTGTCAGGCACTGTCCAATGCCTACCCCAACCACCCGGCAGTTGCCCGCATGCGGGCGGCAGTCGACACCGCTCGTGCGGCGAGCAAGCTCAACGACTGGACCGCGGTCGGTAGCGAGAACATGAAATTCCACGCAGCAATCGTCGATCTGGCCGACAGTGAGAGACTGACGAGCTTTTATGCGCAGATCGCTGCCGAACTGCGCTTGAGCTTCGGCCTGCTCAAGGAGCCCGAACTGCTCCACGCGCCCTATGTCGAGATGAATGCGGCCATTCTCGAAAAGCTCGTGGCGGGCGACCCGAAGGGCGCCGCCGCCGCCTTGGAAGCCTATCTCCTGCAGTCCGAACGGACGGTGCTGGCGGCCTTCTCCCGGATCTGA
- a CDS encoding SDR family oxidoreductase — translation MHKLFDLSGRRALITGSSQGIGFALASGLQQAGAEIVLNGRSLDKLEVAAAKLGSGARILPFDVTDHVAVREAVDRFEADVGPIDILVNNAGMQHRAPLEDFPAEAFEKLLAANVSSVFNVGQAVARHMIGRGRGKIINIASVQTALARPTIAPYTATKGAVGNLTKGMATDWARHGLQCNAIAPGYFETPLNAALVADPEFTAWLSKRTPAGRWGKVEELAGACIFLASDASSFVNGHILYVDGGITASL, via the coding sequence ATGCACAAGCTTTTCGATCTTTCGGGCCGACGGGCGCTGATCACCGGGTCATCTCAAGGCATCGGCTTCGCCCTCGCCTCCGGCTTGCAGCAGGCCGGCGCGGAGATCGTGCTTAACGGACGCAGTCTGGACAAGCTCGAGGTGGCTGCAGCCAAGCTTGGATCCGGGGCGAGGATCCTGCCGTTTGACGTGACCGATCATGTGGCCGTGCGTGAGGCAGTCGACCGCTTCGAGGCGGACGTCGGTCCGATCGACATCCTCGTCAATAATGCCGGCATGCAGCATCGGGCGCCGCTGGAAGACTTCCCGGCCGAGGCCTTCGAGAAGCTGCTGGCCGCGAATGTCTCGAGCGTTTTCAATGTCGGCCAGGCCGTCGCGCGCCACATGATCGGACGCGGGCGCGGCAAAATCATCAATATTGCCAGCGTCCAGACGGCACTCGCGCGTCCGACGATCGCGCCCTATACGGCGACCAAGGGCGCCGTAGGAAACCTCACCAAGGGCATGGCTACGGATTGGGCGCGCCATGGACTGCAATGCAATGCGATTGCGCCCGGCTATTTCGAGACGCCGCTCAATGCGGCCCTCGTTGCAGATCCGGAGTTCACGGCCTGGCTGTCAAAACGCACGCCGGCGGGGCGCTGGGGCAAGGTCGAGGAATTGGCCGGGGCCTGCATCTTTCTCGCGTCCGACGCGTCGTCCTTCGTCAACGGCCATATCCTCTATGTGGACGGAGGCATTACCGCGTCCCTCTGA
- a CDS encoding acyl-CoA thioesterase, whose protein sequence is MDEPHDTSQLEMVVLMTPDMANFSGKVHGGALLNLLDRVAYSCASRYSQQYAVTLSVDQVVFRQPIHVGELVTFRASINHAGRTSMEVGIRVEAENIRTGERRHTNSCYFTMVAVDAEGRPTAVPPYAAQTDIRKRRQRAAETRRALRLEFEARFREASLTADETLPVN, encoded by the coding sequence ATGGACGAACCGCACGACACCAGCCAACTCGAGATGGTGGTCCTGATGACACCCGACATGGCCAACTTTTCCGGGAAGGTGCATGGCGGTGCGCTGCTCAATCTGCTCGATCGGGTGGCCTATTCCTGCGCTTCGCGCTACTCGCAGCAATATGCGGTGACCTTGTCGGTGGATCAGGTCGTGTTTCGCCAGCCAATCCATGTCGGCGAGCTTGTGACGTTTCGGGCGTCGATCAACCATGCCGGTCGAACCTCGATGGAGGTCGGCATTCGGGTCGAGGCCGAAAACATTAGGACCGGCGAGCGGCGGCACACGAACTCCTGTTACTTCACGATGGTCGCTGTCGATGCCGAAGGCAGACCGACGGCTGTCCCTCCCTATGCGGCGCAAACCGACATTCGCAAACGCCGCCAACGCGCTGCAGAAACACGACGGGCACTGCGCCTGGAGTTCGAAGCGCGCTTCAGGGAGGCGAGCCTGACAGCGGACGAAACGCTTCCAGTGAACTGA